AAATCGAACTAACACAAAAAGGGCGTGTGACAAAAGTTAATCATTTAAAACAGGCACGACTTTCAGATTATGTCGGACACATGAATGTTGTCTTATTTGCTCCTGAAGATTTACAACTAATTAAAGGAGCACCTTCGGTTCGACGAAAATTCATTGATATGGAGCTTGGGCAAATTAAGCCAATCTATTTATCAGATTTAACCAATTATAACCACATCCTAAAGCAAAGAAACACTTACCTAAAATCAGCTCAAAAAATAGATGAAACCTTCCTTTCAGTCTTAGATGATCAGCTAGTCGATTATGGATGTCGTGTGATGAATCACCGCTTAGATTTCATAAAAAAACTAGAATATTTTGGGTGTAAGAAACATTTTGAACTCTCTAATCAGATTGAAGAGTTGTCAATATCCTATCAATCTTCTGTCAATATAACTGACAATCAAAACTTATCCGAATCTTTCAAAATTGCTTTAGAAAAAAGTAGATCCAGAGATTTATTTAAAAAGAATACTGGTGTCGGTCCTCATCGAGATGACATTTCTTTTTATCTAAACGGGATGGATGCTAGTTTCGGAAGTCAAGGCCAACATCGTAGTCTCGTCCTCTCGATAAAATTAGCAGAAATCGAGTTAATGGAAAGCATTACTACAGAATCTCCAATATTACTGCTTGACGATGTTATGAGCGAACTTGACAACACTAGACAACTAAAATTATTAGAAACGATTTCTCATTCAATCCAAACCTTTATCACAACAACAAGCTTAGATCATCTTCAAAATCTACCAGAAAATCTAAGTATCTTCACTATTCAGGATGGTAAAGTTTTTGTAAATTACAATTGACAATATTGTAAAAGAACTCCTGTTTCCACGGGAGTTCTTTTCATTGTTTTTTACATGGAATAATTTGGTGCCTCATTCGTAATTTGTACATCATGAGGATGACTCTCTTTCAAACCAGCACCAGACATTTCAATAAATTGAGCATTATCGTGTAGTTCTTTAAGGTTAGCTGCACCACAGTAACCCATACCAGAGCGAATACCTCCAATCATTTGGAAGACAATATCAGCTGCCGCACCTTTATAAGCAACACGACCTTCAATTCCTTCTGGAACAAGTTTATTTGCTTCATTGACAGAACCTTGGAAGTAACGATCGCTTGAACCTTTCTTCATAGCAGCAATTGATCCCATACCACGGTAAGTCTTAAACTTACGTCCTTGGAAGATTTCAGTTTCGCCTGGAGCTTCATCAGTTCCAGCAAACATTGATCCAAGCATAACTGCATTTCCACCTGCAGCAAGGGCTTTTACAATATCTCCAGAATACTTGATTCCACCGTCAGCAATGATCGTTTTACCATATTCACGCGCAACAGCTGCAGCATCGTAGATAGCTGTTACTTGCGGAACACCAACACCAGCAATCACACGAGTAGTACAGATAGAACCTGGTCCAATCCCAACCTTGACAACGTCTACACCTGCTTCGTAAAGTGCACGTGCTCCCTCAGCAGTAGCAATATTTCCAGCAATCAAAGTACGATCTGGGAAGTGGGCACGAATCTCAGCAATTTTACGTAAGACACCTGCAGAATGACCATGTGCAGTATCAATAACAATCGCATCCGCTCCTGCTTCAAAAAGAGCCTCTGCACGTTCAAATGTATCTGAAGTAACACCTACTGCACCTGCAACTAGTAGACGACCAAACTCATCTTTAGCAGCATTTGGAAACTCAATAACTTTTTCAATATCTTTGATAGTAATCAAACCAGAAAGACGACCTTCTTCATCTACCAAAGGAAGTTTTTCAATACGGTGTTCTTGAAGAATATTCTCGGCTGTTGCAAGATCTGTACCCACAGGAGCAGTAACAAGATTTTCACTAGTCATATGATTTGAGATTGGTTGGTTATAGTCTGAAATAAAACGAAGATCTCGGTTTGTCAAAATACCAACCAATTTACGATTTTCAAGTGTTTCAACAACTGGAACACCACTGATGCGGTAACGACCCATAAGCTCATCTGCTTCAGCAATTGTATGTTCAGGCGTCAAGAAGAACGGATCAATAATAACTCCATTTTCAGAACGTTTTACCTTACGAACCTCGTCTGCTTGTTGAGCAATTGACATGTTTTTATGGATAACTCCGAGACCGCCTGCACGAGCAATAGCAATAGCCATTTGACTCTCTGTAACTGTGTCCATGGCAGCGGTAATAATTGGGATATTTAAAGTCAAATTATCTGCCAATTTAGTTGTTAAATCTGCATCGTTAGGCAACACATGACTTTCAGCTGGAATAAGCAATACATCATCAAAGGTAAAACCTTTTTTCAAAAATTTAGTGTCCCAATTAGACATTCGAAGTTTCCTCTTTTCTTTCTTTTTGAGCTTGACTCTTTTTATATTGTATCTATCATACCATGATATAAAAATTTGTCAAATATTACAGGGGTAAATAAAAACTATCTTTTCTTCGAGATAGAAATGATAGTTTCTTGTAAAATAAACTTAGTTAAAGTAATGAAGTCCCATTGCTCCTTTAACCTCAGATAGGGTTTGACCTGCAACTTCACGCGCTCTTTCACTACCTTTTTGAAGCATATTATAAACTTCTCCCATATCCTTAGCAAATTCAATACGGCGCTCACGAATAGGACCAAGTTCACGTTCTAATATTTCAAGTAGATAACGCTTGGTTTTCACATCACCAAGACCACCTCGTTGATAATGTTCTTTCATGTCAGTAATTTCTTGAGCATCTTCTGGACGACCGAAAACATCTAGATAATGGAAAACCATATTTCCCTCAATCTTACCTGGATCTTCCACTCGAATATGATCTGGATCTGTATACATACTCATCACTTTTTTACGCAAAGTATCCGCATCATCAGCTAAATAAATACCATTATTGAGTGATTTAGACATTTTAGCATTTCCATCTAAACCAGGCAAACGCCCTGCTCTCTCATTTTCTGGATAAATACCTTCCGGCTCTACCAAGACATCACAGTTATATGCATTATTAAAAGAACGAACAATCTCGCGAGTTTGCTCAATCATGGGTTTCTGATCTGTCCCAACAGGAACATAATTAGCCTTGAAAGCTGTGATGTCAGCTGCTTGAGCTATTGGATAAACCAAGAATCCTGTCGGAATGCTTTCTCCAAATCCTTTCTGAGCAATCTCTGTCTTGACTGTTGGATTGCGCTCCAAACGTGCTAATGAAACTAGATTCATATAATACATAGATAGTTCAGCCAACTCTGGAATTTGGCTTTGAATAAAGATAGTTGATTTACTTGGATCCAATCCAACTGCGAGATAATCCAAAGCCACATTTCCGATAGACTCTACAATGGTTTGAGGGTCTTTAGCATGATCTGTCAAAGCTTGTTGGTCAGCCAAGAACACAAACATATCATACTTATCCACTTCCTGTAATAATACTCGATTTTTTAGACTTCCAACATAATGTCCAATATGCAATTTTCCTGTTGGACGGTCTCCTGTTAAAATAATGGGTTTAGTCATTTTGTTCTCCTTCGATATAGTCCCTTCAATTATAGCATTTTTTTAATGAAATAACTGTAATTTATCAAAATAAATCAGCCTTGCTATTTATGAATTCGTGTAAAGTATGCTGTAAATATAATTTACACAAAATTGACAGATAAAAATTTGAATATTTCCGTATTTTCTAGTAGAATAAATATATTACACATATAGGAGAAAAACATTGCTTACAGTATCTGATGTTTCACTACGTTTTAGTGATCGCAAACTTTTTGATGATGTCAATATCAAATTTACAGAAGGAAATACTTACGGATTAATCGGTGCTAATGGTGCCGGAAAATCTACCTTTTTAAAAATTTTAGCCGGAGATATCGAACCTACTACTGGTCACATCTCTCTTGGTCCAGATGAACGTCTCTCTGTTCTTCGTCAAAATCACTTTGACTATGAAGATGAACGTGCCATTGATGTTGTTATCATGGGAAATGAAAAACTTTATAGCATCATGAAAGAGAAAGATGCCATCTACATGAAGGAAGATTTCTCAGATGAGGATGGAGTGCGTGCTGCCGAACTTGAAGGAGAGTTTGCCGAGCTTGGAGGATGGGAAGCAGAAAGTGAAGCCTCTCAACTCCTTCAAAACCTAAATATCCCAGAAGAATTGCACTATCAAAATATGAGTGAATTGGCCAACGGTGAAAAAGTAAAGGTTCTCCTCGCCAAAGCACTTTTTGGTAAACCAGATGTTCTTCTTTTAGACGAGCCGACCAATGGTTTGGATATCCAATCTATTACTTGGTTAGAAGATTTCTTGATTGACTTTGATAACACAGTCATAGTAGTATCCCATGACCGTCACTTCTTGAATAAAGTATGTACCCACATGGCAGACCTTGACTTTGGAAAAATCAAACTCTATGTCGGAAACTACGACTTCTGGAAGGAGTCTTCTGAACTCGCTGCTAAATTGCTAGCAGACCGTAATGCCAAAGCAGAAGAAAAAATTAAACAATTGCAAGAATTCGTTGCTCGTTTTTCTGCCAATGCTTCTAAATCAAGACAAGCAACATCACGTAAAAAAATGCTTGATAAGATTGAACTAGAAGAGATTGTACCATCCAGTCGTAAATATCCATTTATCAACTTTAAAGCTGAGCGTGAAATTGGTAATGATCTCTTGACAGTAGAAAATCTAACTGTAAAGATTGATGGTGAGACTATTTTAGATAATATCAGCTTTATCTTGCGTCCAGGTGATAAGACAGCGCTTATTGGGCAGAATGACATCCAAACGACTACATTAATTCGTGCAATCATGGGAGATATTGACTATGAAGGAACTGTCAAGTGGGGAGTTACAACTAGTCAATCTTACCTGCCAAAAGATAACTCAGCTGATTTTGCAGGGGAAGAATCAATTCTTGACTGGTTGCGTCAATTCGCAAGTAAAGAAGAAGATGACAATACTTTCCTACGTGGTTTCCTCGGCCGTATGCTCTTCTCTGGAGATGAAGTTAACAAACCTGTAAACGTCTTGTCAGGAGGAGAAAAAGTCCGCGTCATGCTTTCCAAACTCATGCTCTTGAAATCAAATGTTCTTGTCCTCGATGATCCAACCAATCACTTGGACCTGGAATCTATCTCAAGCTTGAACGATGGATTGAAAAACTTTAAAGAATCAATCATCTTTGCCAGTCATGACCACGAGTTTATTCAAACTCTAGCTAACCATATCATTGTCTTGTCTAAAAATGGCGTCATCGACCGTATCGATGAAACCTATGATGAATTCCTAGAGAATGCAGAAGTACAAGCAAAAGTTAAAGAACTTTGGAAAGACTAAAAAAATTCAAAACTCAGTTGGGTTAACCAGCTGAGTTTTCTAACATTTTATGAGGTAACATGAAATTATTTTTTAAAACATATTGGACCTATTTTGTTTCTTTCATCATTCCCATAATCATTATGACAGGAGTATATCTATCTCAAGGTATCTACTGGAATAGCGATACATCTCCATTATTAGGAGATGGGTTTCATCAATACGTTATTTTTGATGTAGCTTTACGAAATATCCTACATGGAAATGGTAGTCTATTTTACACCTTTACAAGTGGCCTCGGATTAAATTTCTATGCCCTATCTAGTTATTACTTGGGAAGTTTCCTTTCACCTCTAGTTTACTTTTTTTATCTGTCGAATATGCCAGATGCTGTCTATCTGACAACTCTCTTAAAATTTGGATTGATTGGTTTGTCAACTTACTTTAGTTTAAATAAATTATTTCAATCGATTACTAAGCCTTTAAAACTAGGTTTATCTA
This portion of the Streptococcus mitis B6 genome encodes:
- the trpS gene encoding tryptophan--tRNA ligase; this encodes MTKPIILTGDRPTGKLHIGHYVGSLKNRVLLQEVDKYDMFVFLADQQALTDHAKDPQTIVESIGNVALDYLAVGLDPSKSTIFIQSQIPELAELSMYYMNLVSLARLERNPTVKTEIAQKGFGESIPTGFLVYPIAQAADITAFKANYVPVGTDQKPMIEQTREIVRSFNNAYNCDVLVEPEGIYPENERAGRLPGLDGNAKMSKSLNNGIYLADDADTLRKKVMSMYTDPDHIRVEDPGKIEGNMVFHYLDVFGRPEDAQEITDMKEHYQRGGLGDVKTKRYLLEILERELGPIRERRIEFAKDMGEVYNMLQKGSERAREVAGQTLSEVKGAMGLHYFN
- a CDS encoding ATP-binding cassette domain-containing protein, which encodes MLTVSDVSLRFSDRKLFDDVNIKFTEGNTYGLIGANGAGKSTFLKILAGDIEPTTGHISLGPDERLSVLRQNHFDYEDERAIDVVIMGNEKLYSIMKEKDAIYMKEDFSDEDGVRAAELEGEFAELGGWEAESEASQLLQNLNIPEELHYQNMSELANGEKVKVLLAKALFGKPDVLLLDEPTNGLDIQSITWLEDFLIDFDNTVIVVSHDRHFLNKVCTHMADLDFGKIKLYVGNYDFWKESSELAAKLLADRNAKAEEKIKQLQEFVARFSANASKSRQATSRKKMLDKIELEEIVPSSRKYPFINFKAEREIGNDLLTVENLTVKIDGETILDNISFILRPGDKTALIGQNDIQTTTLIRAIMGDIDYEGTVKWGVTTSQSYLPKDNSADFAGEESILDWLRQFASKEEDDNTFLRGFLGRMLFSGDEVNKPVNVLSGGEKVRVMLSKLMLLKSNVLVLDDPTNHLDLESISSLNDGLKNFKESIIFASHDHEFIQTLANHIIVLSKNGVIDRIDETYDEFLENAEVQAKVKELWKD
- the recF gene encoding DNA replication/repair protein RecF (All proteins in this family for which functions are known are DNA-binding proteins that assist the filamentation of RecA onto DNA for the initiation of recombination or recombinational repair.) gives rise to the protein MWLQNLSLKTFRNYKETKIDFNPKLNVFLGRNAQGKTNMLEAIYFLALTRSHRTRTDKNLIHFDEEQLHLSGLVQKKTGSIPLEIELTQKGRVTKVNHLKQARLSDYVGHMNVVLFAPEDLQLIKGAPSVRRKFIDMELGQIKPIYLSDLTNYNHILKQRNTYLKSAQKIDETFLSVLDDQLVDYGCRVMNHRLDFIKKLEYFGCKKHFELSNQIEELSISYQSSVNITDNQNLSESFKIALEKSRSRDLFKKNTGVGPHRDDISFYLNGMDASFGSQGQHRSLVLSIKLAEIELMESITTESPILLLDDVMSELDNTRQLKLLETISHSIQTFITTTSLDHLQNLPENLSIFTIQDGKVFVNYN
- the guaB gene encoding IMP dehydrogenase translates to MSNWDTKFLKKGFTFDDVLLIPAESHVLPNDADLTTKLADNLTLNIPIITAAMDTVTESQMAIAIARAGGLGVIHKNMSIAQQADEVRKVKRSENGVIIDPFFLTPEHTIAEADELMGRYRISGVPVVETLENRKLVGILTNRDLRFISDYNQPISNHMTSENLVTAPVGTDLATAENILQEHRIEKLPLVDEEGRLSGLITIKDIEKVIEFPNAAKDEFGRLLVAGAVGVTSDTFERAEALFEAGADAIVIDTAHGHSAGVLRKIAEIRAHFPDRTLIAGNIATAEGARALYEAGVDVVKVGIGPGSICTTRVIAGVGVPQVTAIYDAAAVAREYGKTIIADGGIKYSGDIVKALAAGGNAVMLGSMFAGTDEAPGETEIFQGRKFKTYRGMGSIAAMKKGSSDRYFQGSVNEANKLVPEGIEGRVAYKGAAADIVFQMIGGIRSGMGYCGAANLKELHDNAQFIEMSGAGLKESHPHDVQITNEAPNYSM